A single Campylobacter concisus DNA region contains:
- a CDS encoding 16S rRNA processing protein RimM: MNSDIVEVATIGRCVGLKGYLKLHNKSDFPEQFKKGATFFDKNNNQLTIKDYNRQKELVLFENFDDLDLAKTLVNITIYTTKELTRKNCKLKKNEFFQFDIIGLKVIENGEILGIVEDIQDNFANSLLYIKTDEELTLGGKPKNFYIPYLEHFIISVNLDNEEILVKGARAILENS; encoded by the coding sequence TTGAATAGTGATATTGTTGAAGTCGCTACCATCGGAAGATGTGTTGGTTTAAAGGGCTACTTAAAGCTTCACAATAAGAGCGACTTCCCAGAACAGTTTAAAAAAGGTGCAACCTTTTTTGACAAAAACAATAATCAGCTGACCATAAAAGACTACAATAGACAAAAAGAGCTGGTGTTGTTTGAAAATTTTGATGACTTAGACCTTGCTAAAACGCTTGTAAATATAACTATATACACCACAAAAGAGCTCACTAGAAAAAACTGCAAATTAAAAAAAAATGAATTTTTTCAGTTTGATATTATTGGCTTAAAAGTTATAGAAAATGGTGAAATTTTGGGTATTGTAGAAGATATCCAAGATAATTTTGCAAATTCACTTTTATACATAAAAACTGATGAAGAGCTTACCTTAGGTGGTAAACCAAAGAATTTTTACATTCCATATTTAGAGCATTTTATTATAAGTGTAAATTTAGACAATGAAGAGATTTTGGTAAAAGGTGCTAGAGCCATTTTAGAAAATTCATGA
- a CDS encoding 50S ribosomal protein L19 produces the protein MRNKYIEAFENAQIAGKNIPDFRAGDTLRVATRIHEGDKTRIQNFEGICIARRGSGTGETFIIRKIGANSVGVERIFPIFSDSIEEIKVLRKGRVRRAKLFYLRELRGKAAKIRELRK, from the coding sequence ATGAGAAATAAATACATTGAAGCGTTTGAAAATGCTCAAATTGCTGGTAAGAATATCCCTGACTTCCGTGCAGGTGATACATTGCGTGTGGCTACTCGTATTCATGAGGGCGACAAAACAAGAATTCAAAATTTTGAAGGCATTTGTATAGCTAGACGTGGTAGCGGTACTGGCGAAACATTTATCATCAGAAAAATCGGTGCTAACAGTGTTGGTGTTGAGAGAATTTTCCCAATATTTAGTGATTCTATCGAAGAGATAAAGGTTCTTAGAAAAGGTCGTGTTAGAAGAGCTAAACTATTCTACCTACGTGAACTACGTGGTAAAGCAGCTAAGATTCGCGAACTTAGAAAATAA
- a CDS encoding tRNA (N(6)-L-threonylcarbamoyladenosine(37)-C(2))-methylthiotransferase MtaB, with product MQKIFFKTFGCRTNIYDTELLKSYIKDYEITNDEDAADIVIINSCTVTNSADSGVRNYINGVKRRGAKVVLTGCGAVSKGKELFNSGIFGVLGASKKSDLNELLKQEKPFFELGNLNSVDKNIVTNYENHTKAFIKIQEGCNFSCSYCIIPSVRGKARSMDEAMILKEARILAQNGYNELVLTGTNIGSYGKDTNSSLGKLLASLGKISGIRRIRLGSIEPSQIDESFREILKEEWLERHLHIALQHTSQTMLKIMRRRNNAFSDLELFNELSSLGFALGTDYIVGHPGESEEIWTEAVENFKKFPITHLHAFVYSPRRDTHSATLKSDVSGDVAKNRLKILQGITLQNNENFRKKHNGALKILVEQKNGEFYEGFDQFYNKAKILSQKDITKEWVEVSEYEVKPDANYAKI from the coding sequence ATGCAAAAGATATTTTTTAAAACATTTGGATGTCGCACAAATATCTATGATACCGAGCTTTTAAAAAGCTACATCAAGGACTACGAGATTACAAATGATGAAGATGCTGCTGATATCGTGATCATAAACTCGTGCACTGTTACAAATTCTGCCGATAGCGGTGTCAGAAACTACATAAACGGCGTAAAAAGGCGTGGGGCAAAGGTGGTGCTGACTGGATGTGGAGCGGTTAGCAAGGGCAAAGAGCTATTTAATAGCGGTATATTTGGTGTGCTAGGAGCTAGCAAAAAGAGCGATCTAAATGAGCTTTTAAAGCAAGAAAAACCATTTTTTGAGCTTGGAAATTTAAACTCAGTTGATAAAAATATAGTTACAAATTATGAAAATCACACTAAGGCTTTTATAAAAATTCAAGAAGGCTGCAACTTTAGCTGCAGCTACTGCATCATCCCTTCAGTTCGTGGTAAGGCTAGAAGCATGGATGAGGCTATGATACTAAAAGAGGCAAGAATTTTAGCCCAAAACGGCTATAATGAGCTCGTACTAACTGGCACAAATATAGGCAGTTACGGCAAAGATACAAATAGCTCTCTTGGTAAGCTTTTGGCAAGCTTGGGTAAAATTTCTGGCATTAGACGTATTCGGCTCGGAAGTATTGAGCCAAGCCAGATAGATGAGAGCTTTAGAGAAATTTTAAAAGAAGAGTGGCTGGAGCGTCATTTGCACATCGCGCTTCAGCACACGAGTCAGACGATGCTAAAGATCATGCGAAGACGAAATAACGCATTTAGTGATTTGGAACTTTTTAATGAGCTTAGTTCTCTTGGCTTTGCCCTTGGCACGGACTATATCGTTGGTCATCCAGGAGAGAGTGAGGAGATATGGACAGAGGCTGTGGAAAATTTTAAGAAATTTCCTATCACACATCTGCACGCTTTTGTATATTCACCAAGGCGTGATACGCACTCAGCTACGCTAAAAAGCGATGTTAGCGGCGATGTGGCAAAAAATAGGCTAAAAATTTTACAAGGCATTACTTTGCAAAATAATGAAAATTTTAGAAAAAAACATAACGGAGCTTTGAAAATTTTAGTCGAGCAAAAAAATGGTGAATTTTACGAAGGTTTTGATCAGTTTTACAACAAAGCTAAAATTTTAAGCCAAAAAGATATAACAAAAGAGTGGGTGGAGGTAAGCGAATATGAAGTTAAGCCAGATGCCAATTATGCAAAAATTTAA
- a CDS encoding 30S ribosomal protein S16, translating into MATVVRLTRMGRKKRPFYRIVVTDSRKRRDSGWIESIGYYNPMVEPNVINFNKERLDYWKSVGAKLSDRVAQITK; encoded by the coding sequence ATGGCAACAGTAGTAAGACTAACAAGAATGGGACGTAAAAAAAGACCTTTTTATCGTATAGTTGTTACAGATAGCAGAAAAAGACGTGATAGTGGCTGGATAGAAAGTATTGGCTATTACAACCCTATGGTTGAGCCAAATGTTATAAATTTCAACAAAGAGAGATTAGATTACTGGAAAAGCGTTGGTGCTAAACTTAGCGATAGAGTTGCACAAATTACAAAATAA
- a CDS encoding mammalian cell entry protein, translated as MENRNSYTIVGMFFIACLTAFAIFIWWMTSKNNTKVDFKEYYIHTSELPSGLKVDSTVKFIGVPAGSVSDINFVDDKNALINITMKIREDLPIKADSVASIEVQAISGVASINISRGTKDFASGQKPILQLEESLFSKLGNNAENITLKINQTLDKVDNFFSPENIAHVESVLKNIDKFTQVLTDEEGLSEVDSIVKNVKNFTDTLNKTDTKELVKNLNRLISNANQVFVSANSAITGYNSLQELITKKAKDGEYDLRNTVGPLLREASDFLNGFDKTLREFRGALQRLEDNPYEFFFTNPVPNDKGDKK; from the coding sequence ATGGAAAATAGAAATTCTTATACCATTGTTGGCATGTTTTTCATAGCCTGCCTTACAGCATTTGCGATATTTATCTGGTGGATGACTAGCAAGAATAACACAAAAGTTGATTTTAAGGAATATTACATCCACACAAGCGAGCTGCCAAGCGGATTAAAGGTGGATTCTACGGTTAAATTTATCGGCGTGCCAGCAGGAAGCGTTAGTGATATAAATTTTGTCGATGATAAAAACGCTCTTATAAATATCACGATGAAGATAAGAGAGGACCTGCCTATCAAGGCTGATAGCGTGGCAAGTATAGAAGTTCAGGCCATCAGCGGTGTGGCTAGCATAAATATAAGCCGTGGCACAAAAGACTTTGCATCAGGCCAAAAGCCTATCTTGCAGCTTGAAGAGAGCCTCTTTTCAAAGCTTGGAAACAACGCTGAAAACATCACCTTAAAGATAAATCAAACACTTGATAAAGTCGATAACTTTTTCTCGCCTGAAAATATTGCTCACGTAGAGTCAGTCCTTAAAAATATTGATAAATTTACACAAGTTTTAACAGACGAAGAGGGACTAAGTGAGGTTGATAGTATCGTTAAAAATGTGAAAAATTTTACAGATACTTTAAACAAAACCGATACAAAAGAATTGGTTAAAAATTTAAATAGACTAATTTCAAATGCAAACCAAGTTTTTGTATCGGCAAATTCGGCTATCACTGGATATAATTCGCTGCAAGAACTCATCACTAAAAAAGCTAAAGATGGCGAATACGACCTTAGAAATACGGTTGGTCCGTTATTAAGAGAAGCGAGTGATTTTTTAAATGGATTTGACAAGACACTTCGTGAGTTTAGAGGTGCGCTTCAAAGACTCGAAGATAATCCTTACGAGTTTTTCTTCACAAATCCAGTTCCAAATGACAAAGGAGATAAAAAATGA
- a CDS encoding RNA-binding protein: MVKNFLYEYAKLIADFPDKVSVDRQELGENFAEIIISADKVDTGKLIGKDGKMINAIKTVIIGCKAKDNTSYRVTVKAIE, translated from the coding sequence ATGGTTAAAAATTTTTTATACGAATACGCCAAGTTGATTGCTGATTTTCCTGATAAAGTAAGTGTTGATCGTCAGGAACTTGGTGAAAATTTTGCTGAGATAATTATAAGTGCTGATAAGGTTGATACGGGAAAACTTATCGGCAAAGATGGCAAAATGATAAACGCTATAAAGACTGTTATTATTGGTTGTAAAGCCAAAGATAATACAAGCTATAGAGTAACGGTAAAAGCTATTGAATAG
- a CDS encoding ABC transporter permease: MQKRNDIVFTEANGTTTIKFAGEFSYKEAKNLQSIFKKIQKLNGNVKFDFSELKSIDYAVLILLKNTLNGKKFEIITNDEKIKAMGELLNDEKIDFRYMPPHNSLNFFSRLGEKICEGFVNLVEFGSFLGEFLIKSVKIFLNPANLRFREFSNYIKDGGVNAVFIVSLTAFLIGVVLAYLGSAMLASFGASIFIVEIMGMLTLREVAPLIAAIVVAGRSASSFTAQIGAMKLTEEIDAMKTMGFEPFNFLVLPRIIAMVLCVPVIIFIADGISILGQMIICQTILDISFSDYLNRFREMVELRHFAVGMIKAPFFGAVIAIIGCMRGFGVSQNAQSLGAMTTVSVVNAIFWVIALDAFFAIIFMWLKI; this comes from the coding sequence TTGCAAAAGAGAAATGATATCGTTTTTACCGAAGCAAACGGCACTACGACCATAAAATTTGCAGGTGAGTTTAGCTACAAAGAGGCTAAAAATTTACAAAGCATTTTTAAAAAAATTCAAAAGCTTAACGGCAATGTTAAATTTGACTTTAGCGAGCTAAAGAGCATTGATTACGCTGTTTTGATCCTTTTAAAAAACACGCTAAATGGCAAGAAATTTGAGATCATCACAAATGACGAGAAGATAAAGGCGATGGGTGAACTGCTAAATGACGAGAAGATCGATTTTAGATATATGCCACCGCACAATAGCCTAAATTTTTTCTCACGACTTGGCGAGAAAATTTGCGAGGGATTTGTAAATTTAGTTGAGTTTGGCTCGTTTTTGGGCGAGTTTTTGATAAAAAGCGTCAAAATTTTCCTTAATCCTGCAAATTTAAGGTTTAGAGAATTTAGTAACTACATAAAAGATGGCGGTGTAAATGCCGTTTTTATCGTATCGCTCACCGCTTTTTTGATAGGCGTCGTGCTTGCATATCTTGGTAGTGCGATGCTTGCAAGCTTTGGGGCAAGTATATTTATAGTAGAGATCATGGGTATGCTAACGCTTAGAGAGGTGGCACCGCTCATCGCTGCTATCGTTGTGGCAGGCAGGTCGGCCTCCAGCTTTACCGCGCAAATTGGTGCTATGAAGCTAACTGAGGAGATAGACGCGATGAAGACGATGGGTTTTGAGCCATTTAACTTCTTGGTCTTGCCGCGCATCATCGCCATGGTGCTTTGCGTGCCTGTCATCATCTTTATAGCTGATGGCATAAGCATCTTAGGGCAGATGATCATTTGCCAAACTATTCTTGACATTAGCTTTAGCGACTATCTAAATAGATTTCGCGAGATGGTCGAGCTTAGGCACTTTGCTGTTGGCATGATAAAGGCTCCGTTTTTTGGTGCTGTAATAGCGATCATTGGGTGCATGAGGGGATTTGGCGTTAGTCAAAACGCTCAAAGCCTTGGAGCGATGACAACGGTTAGTGTTGTAAATGCGATATTTTGGGTCATCGCGCTTGATGCATTTTTTGCGATAATTTTTATGTGGCTAAAGATATGA
- a CDS encoding peptidylprolyl isomerase, with protein sequence MSYKNALSGYFYGDEFDYITLISLSQKQVFKFLFKDGKNYKEDLEHECDKSTFKAAIKGICNEYANKILEHRDELNEYEKIYASQKNFEKFIKRHHFLKYEIRKFQNSISHFYEALAICQSEQQGLKKELKNSIHEASVFKTIANEYSYRVDDIYSFIQSDKNDKINKNIYLLTLLSALFLPINFITGFFGMNTNGMFLSSFKDGTLIVFAFIAMLCVLFFIFYYRSNKDIS encoded by the coding sequence ATGAGCTATAAAAACGCACTTAGCGGATATTTTTATGGAGATGAGTTTGACTACATAACACTCATCTCATTATCGCAAAAGCAAGTTTTTAAATTTTTATTTAAAGATGGCAAAAATTACAAAGAAGATCTTGAACATGAATGCGACAAAAGCACATTTAAAGCAGCTATTAAGGGGATTTGTAACGAATATGCAAATAAAATTTTAGAGCATCGAGACGAGCTAAACGAGTATGAGAAAATTTATGCTAGCCAGAAAAATTTTGAGAAATTTATAAAAAGACACCACTTTTTAAAGTATGAGATCAGAAAATTTCAAAATAGCATTTCGCACTTTTACGAAGCACTTGCTATCTGCCAAAGTGAGCAACAAGGTCTTAAAAAAGAGCTTAAAAACAGCATCCACGAAGCAAGTGTCTTTAAAACCATAGCCAACGAATACTCCTATAGGGTCGATGACATCTACTCATTTATACAAAGCGACAAAAACGACAAGATCAACAAAAATATCTACCTTTTAACGCTACTTTCGGCGCTATTTTTACCAATAAATTTCATCACTGGCTTTTTTGGCATGAATACAAACGGTATGTTTTTAAGCTCATTTAAAGATGGCACATTGATAGTCTTTGCCTTTATAGCGATGCTTTGCGTGCTATTTTTTATATTTTATTACAGATCAAATAAGGATATTAGTTAA
- a CDS encoding signal recognition particle protein, with amino-acid sequence MFEQISESFRLAVSKIRFVDDEKALKNALDVLKKALLKADVHHKVTKDLLASIESELKQTGVGQKNFLDAIKSNLTTILTAPGNQGFVYAPVAPTIVLMAGLQGSGKTTTTIKLANYLKLRKKKVLVAACDLQRLAAVEQLRQLCVANEIDLFFIENENNPIKVAKEALEKAKSGLYDVLLVDTAGRLAIDEKLMQEIKDVKNAINPHEIFYVADAMSGQDAVKTATSFNEILGISGVILSKFDSDSKGGVAISIAKQLNIPLRFVGTGEKVADIESFIPDRIVSRIMGEGDLATLVEKTSTIIDEKEAKRLSQKIKKGQFNFNDFLDQMESVKKLGSMKSLMGMIPGLSNIANQIKDIDLDNSKEILHIKAMINSMTQKERENPDLLNNSRKRRLAAGSGLSQVEVNRFLKQFENASKLAKKFSGKGGAKGLANMLSQANLKRPV; translated from the coding sequence GTGTTCGAACAAATTAGCGAGTCTTTTAGATTAGCCGTTAGCAAGATACGTTTTGTAGATGACGAAAAAGCTCTAAAAAACGCACTTGACGTGCTCAAAAAAGCTCTTTTAAAAGCTGATGTTCACCATAAAGTCACCAAAGATCTACTCGCATCTATCGAAAGCGAACTAAAGCAAACTGGCGTTGGTCAAAAGAATTTCTTAGATGCGATCAAATCAAATTTGACGACTATTTTGACGGCTCCTGGAAATCAAGGCTTTGTCTATGCGCCAGTTGCACCGACTATTGTTTTGATGGCTGGTTTGCAAGGTAGCGGTAAAACAACGACAACTATCAAGCTTGCAAACTATCTAAAACTAAGAAAGAAAAAAGTTTTAGTTGCGGCTTGTGACTTGCAAAGATTAGCGGCAGTTGAGCAGCTAAGACAGCTCTGCGTTGCAAATGAGATTGATCTTTTCTTTATAGAAAATGAAAATAATCCTATAAAAGTAGCAAAAGAAGCACTAGAAAAAGCAAAAAGTGGTCTTTATGATGTGCTTTTAGTGGATACTGCTGGTCGTCTTGCGATCGATGAAAAGTTGATGCAAGAGATAAAAGATGTAAAAAATGCGATAAATCCACATGAAATTTTCTACGTAGCTGACGCTATGAGTGGTCAAGACGCCGTAAAAACAGCTACAAGTTTTAATGAAATTTTGGGAATTTCTGGAGTTATACTTTCTAAATTTGACTCTGATTCAAAGGGTGGCGTAGCTATTAGTATCGCAAAACAGTTAAATATCCCACTTAGATTTGTTGGTACTGGCGAGAAAGTAGCTGATATCGAGAGCTTTATACCAGACCGCATCGTAAGCCGTATAATGGGCGAGGGTGACTTAGCTACTTTGGTTGAGAAAACATCGACTATAATTGATGAAAAAGAGGCAAAACGTCTAAGCCAAAAGATAAAAAAAGGTCAGTTTAACTTTAACGACTTTTTAGATCAAATGGAAAGCGTTAAAAAGCTTGGTAGCATGAAGTCTTTGATGGGGATGATACCTGGACTTTCAAATATTGCAAATCAGATAAAAGATATAGATCTTGATAATTCAAAAGAAATTTTGCATATTAAGGCTATGATAAACTCTATGACGCAAAAAGAGCGTGAAAATCCAGACCTTTTAAACAATAGTAGAAAAAGGCGTCTAGCAGCTGGCTCCGGACTATCTCAAGTAGAGGTAAATCGTTTTTTAAAGCAGTTTGAAAATGCTTCAAAGCTTGCTAAGAAATTTTCAGGAAAAGGCGGAGCAAAGGGACTTGCAAATATGCTTTCTCAAGCAAATTTAAAAAGACCTGTTTGA
- a CDS encoding RNA pseudouridine synthase → MSEEKAYKILAKQKNISNNEAKELIDSGIVYAKGQKVMIARALMSENTKFSVEEMPKPSVIFEDENLIAISKPAAITSEKISQMYKFPLLHRLDKDTSGVLLLVKNDEFASLAINEFKKMKVEKNYVAAVRGIMSEEAVVNEPILTIKNKNGAFSKISKDGKEAISEISPLMVVGKKTLVKVAIKTGRTHQIRVHLASLNLPIVGDEKYGKNRANRMFLHAYSIALLNYKFKTPIPKEFNSLGFELSNKFEI, encoded by the coding sequence ATGAGTGAAGAAAAAGCGTATAAAATTTTAGCCAAACAAAAAAATATCTCAAACAACGAGGCAAAGGAGCTAATTGACAGCGGCATAGTTTATGCCAAAGGGCAAAAGGTGATGATAGCTCGAGCGCTAATGAGTGAAAATACTAAATTTAGCGTCGAGGAGATGCCAAAACCAAGCGTTATCTTTGAAGATGAAAATTTAATAGCCATCAGTAAACCAGCCGCCATAACTAGTGAAAAAATCAGCCAAATGTATAAATTTCCGCTTCTTCACAGGCTCGATAAGGACACAAGCGGGGTGCTGCTTCTTGTAAAAAATGATGAATTTGCAAGCCTTGCCATAAATGAGTTTAAAAAGATGAAGGTTGAGAAAAATTACGTGGCCGCAGTTAGGGGCATCATGAGCGAGGAAGCGGTCGTAAATGAGCCGATCTTAACTATAAAAAATAAAAATGGCGCCTTTTCAAAGATATCAAAAGATGGCAAAGAGGCGATCAGTGAAATTTCACCGCTTATGGTTGTTGGTAAAAAAACACTGGTAAAAGTTGCCATAAAAACAGGCAGAACGCACCAGATAAGAGTGCATTTAGCTAGCTTAAATTTACCTATCGTTGGCGATGAGAAATACGGCAAAAATAGAGCAAATAGAATGTTTTTACATGCCTATTCTATCGCCCTTTTAAACTATAAATTTAAAACGCCGATACCAAAAGAGTTTAACTCTCTTGGATTTGAACTATCTAATAAATTTGAAATTTAA
- a CDS encoding 3-dehydroquinate synthase, which produces MQINLNLKEKASSYKIYINELERLELKGKVGIVTNAKVAGIHLEKLLSILKCDEKFIISVPDGEEYKNLETLEQILEQLFVSKFDRSSTLIAFGGGVISDMTGFAASIYERGINFINIPTTLLAQVDASVGGKTGVNNKFGKNLIGSFYQPKAVFCEINFLKTLPKREFAAGVAEALKMAITFDKEMFDWLKSVNLDDENLAKLVEKSVILKAKVVEQDEKEKGLRAILNYGHTFAHVIENETNYKEFLHGEAVAIGMNMANRLSVKLGLMSEAEAEDIKQVLMKFGLPVNYKIENEYAFYEAFFMDKKTKDDKINFIIADKIGSAIIKNDVKKEDVLKILREFK; this is translated from the coding sequence ATGCAGATAAATTTAAATCTTAAAGAAAAAGCATCAAGCTATAAAATTTATATAAATGAGCTTGAAAGACTAGAGCTAAAAGGCAAGGTTGGCATCGTTACAAACGCCAAAGTAGCGGGGATTCATCTTGAAAAGCTACTTAGTATTTTGAAGTGTGATGAGAAATTTATCATAAGTGTGCCTGACGGCGAAGAGTATAAAAACCTTGAAACGTTAGAGCAAATTTTAGAGCAGCTTTTTGTTAGTAAATTTGATCGCTCATCTACGCTAATCGCCTTTGGTGGTGGCGTCATAAGCGATATGACTGGCTTTGCGGCGAGCATCTATGAAAGGGGGATAAATTTCATAAATATCCCAACCACACTTCTAGCGCAAGTTGATGCAAGTGTGGGCGGAAAAACGGGTGTGAATAATAAATTTGGTAAAAACTTAATTGGCTCATTTTATCAGCCAAAGGCGGTTTTTTGTGAGATAAATTTCTTAAAGACATTGCCAAAGAGAGAATTTGCAGCTGGCGTGGCTGAGGCTTTAAAGATGGCGATAACCTTTGACAAAGAGATGTTTGATTGGCTAAAGAGCGTAAATTTAGATGATGAAAATTTAGCCAAGCTGGTTGAAAAGTCGGTAATTTTAAAAGCAAAAGTGGTTGAGCAAGATGAGAAGGAAAAGGGGCTAAGAGCCATCCTAAACTACGGACATACCTTTGCTCACGTTATAGAAAATGAGACGAATTATAAAGAATTTTTACATGGCGAGGCGGTGGCGATAGGTATGAATATGGCAAATCGTTTAAGCGTAAAACTAGGACTCATGAGCGAGGCAGAGGCAGAGGATATCAAACAGGTTTTAATGAAATTTGGCCTTCCAGTAAACTACAAAATAGAAAATGAATATGCATTTTACGAGGCATTTTTTATGGATAAAAAGACAAAAGATGATAAGATAAATTTCATCATTGCAGATAAAATCGGCAGTGCGATCATCAAAAATGACGTCAAAAAAGAAGACGTTTTAAAAATTTTAAGAGAATTTAAATGA
- a CDS encoding tRNA (guanosine(37)-N1)-methyltransferase TrmD produces the protein MKFTFITLFENLVKPYFCDSILKRAIGNKFIEIDFINPRNFTKDKHNKVDDYMIGGGAGLLMFPQPLDDSIKFLKEKDKNTHVIFLTPAGKKFNQNDAKRLSKKDHICFVCSRYEGLDERVVELWADEVFCIGDFVLTGGELPALCMSDAISRNIPGVLGNDMSLEVESFEDNLLEAPSFTKPDNFRSIFVVSEFLKGNHAKIHNLKNKMAHCKTRYFRPDLYQKLKPHK, from the coding sequence ATGAAATTTACGTTTATTACGCTTTTTGAAAATTTAGTTAAACCTTATTTTTGTGATTCTATTTTAAAACGTGCAATTGGTAATAAATTTATTGAAATTGATTTTATAAATCCAAGAAATTTTACTAAAGATAAGCATAATAAAGTTGATGATTATATGATCGGAGGTGGAGCAGGGCTTTTGATGTTTCCACAGCCTTTGGATGATTCGATCAAATTTCTAAAAGAAAAAGATAAAAATACTCACGTGATATTTTTGACACCAGCTGGTAAAAAATTTAATCAAAATGATGCAAAGAGGCTTTCTAAAAAAGATCACATTTGTTTTGTTTGCAGTAGATATGAAGGCCTTGATGAACGAGTTGTTGAGCTTTGGGCAGATGAAGTTTTTTGCATAGGCGATTTTGTTTTAACTGGCGGAGAGCTTCCTGCGCTTTGTATGAGTGATGCAATATCAAGAAATATACCTGGAGTTTTAGGAAACGATATGAGTCTTGAAGTTGAGAGTTTTGAGGATAATTTGCTTGAAGCCCCATCTTTTACAAAGCCTGATAATTTTAGATCAATCTTTGTGGTTTCAGAGTTTTTAAAGGGTAATCATGCTAAAATCCACAACTTAAAAAACAAGATGGCTCACTGCAAAACAAGGTACTTTCGCCCTGATTTATATCAAAAGCTAAAGCCACATAAATAA